Proteins from a genomic interval of Nitrospirota bacterium:
- the coaD gene encoding pantetheine-phosphate adenylyltransferase, which translates to MKIGIYPGTFDPITHGHTDIITRSLKVFDTVVVAVAPNPAKHPLFTLTERLDMIRIVTRDMKQVEVTHFDGLLVDYVLRYGAHAIIRGLRAISDFEHEFQMALINRKIAKQVETVFLMPSEEYSYLSSTIIKDVATHGGPLMEFLHPEVARQLQERIRSLKS; encoded by the coding sequence ATGAAAATTGGCATCTATCCAGGAACCTTTGATCCCATTACCCACGGGCATACCGACATCATCACCCGAAGCCTGAAGGTATTTGATACCGTCGTGGTTGCCGTCGCGCCGAATCCAGCCAAGCACCCACTCTTCACTCTGACCGAACGGCTGGACATGATCCGGATCGTGACGAGAGATATGAAGCAGGTCGAAGTGACCCATTTCGATGGCCTGCTGGTGGACTATGTTTTGCGCTATGGCGCCCATGCCATTATCCGTGGATTGCGGGCCATCTCGGACTTCGAACATGAATTTCAGATGGCTCTCATCAATCGAAAAATCGCCAAGCAGGTCGAGACGGTGTTTCTCATGCCCAGCGAAGAATATTCGTATTTATCGTCAACCATTATCAAAGACGTGGCGACTCACGGCGGGCCGCTCATGGAGTTTCTGCATCCTGAAGTTGCACGCCAGCTGCAGGAACGAATCAGGAGTTTAAAATCATGA
- a CDS encoding L-threonylcarbamoyladenylate synthase, with translation MPAIAYYKAATVPALADRMRCLLGQSGLLALPTESFYGLAVDPFNERALAKLWEIKGRSEGKPILLLIGERSQLEPFVQSVPRAATVLMNAFWPGPLTIVFPAAVGLSDMVTAGSGSVGIRQSAWQPLAELLRRVGPVTGTSANRESLLPSRTAEDVQRSLGDAVDLIVDAGPTPGGKPSTVIDVQGPIRIVREGAIARESIERQLAAHGLYLDGESR, from the coding sequence ATGCCAGCGATCGCGTATTACAAAGCCGCCACCGTTCCGGCGCTGGCTGATCGAATGCGTTGCTTGCTGGGTCAGAGTGGACTGCTTGCCCTGCCGACGGAAAGTTTCTACGGACTTGCAGTCGACCCTTTCAACGAACGGGCCCTCGCTAAATTATGGGAGATCAAGGGCCGGTCTGAGGGAAAACCGATTTTGCTCTTGATTGGAGAGCGATCTCAGTTAGAGCCATTTGTGCAAAGCGTTCCCAGGGCGGCCACCGTATTGATGAATGCGTTCTGGCCCGGGCCTCTCACGATCGTCTTTCCTGCCGCCGTGGGGCTTTCCGATATGGTCACGGCGGGATCTGGCTCAGTCGGCATCCGTCAGAGTGCCTGGCAACCATTGGCCGAGCTCTTGCGTCGAGTCGGGCCTGTGACCGGCACCAGTGCCAATCGTGAAAGCTTGCTGCCGTCACGCACGGCAGAAGATGTCCAACGCAGCCTAGGGGACGCAGTCGATCTGATCGTCGATGCGGGACCGACCCCTGGCGGGAAACCATCCACCGTGATCGATGTTCAGGGCCCGATTCGCATCGTTCGTGAGGGAGCCATTGCACGCGAGAGTATCGAGCGCCAGTTAGCGGCTCATGGTCTGTATCTCGACGGGGAGAGTCGGTGA
- a CDS encoding pyridoxal phosphate-dependent aminotransferase, with product MKLAARVGRITPSPTLALAATAKAMAARGIDMADFSSGEPDFDTPEPVKAAAEAAIRAGFTKYTPSSGIDELRQAIIDKLQAEQGLRYEKSQILVSCGAKHSLYNLAEALLEAGDELIIPVPYWVSYADQTLLNDATPVFLQTREEDGYAIDAQALERLITPRTKAIIVNSPCNPTGATYNRATLERLAELAVRRDLLLISDEIYEKVLYDGATHTSIAALGPEVAARTVVINGVSKAYAMTGWRIGYAAGPKELLNAMANIQSQSTSNPCSISQKAAVAALRDGEAFTKKMVTEFDRRRRMIVERLNAMPGVRCSMPSGAFYAFPNVSGLLGKRSPSGVLSTPTDLANYLLQEFKVAVVPGEPFGSPQHIRLSYATSMETILKGMDRLDAAFKQLT from the coding sequence ATGAAGCTTGCTGCACGTGTGGGGCGAATTACCCCCTCTCCCACTTTGGCCCTGGCCGCCACCGCGAAGGCGATGGCCGCCCGTGGAATCGACATGGCCGACTTTTCATCCGGAGAGCCGGACTTTGACACACCAGAACCGGTAAAAGCTGCGGCTGAAGCCGCAATCCGTGCCGGATTTACCAAGTACACGCCTTCATCCGGCATTGATGAACTGCGCCAGGCGATTATCGACAAGTTGCAAGCTGAGCAAGGACTCCGGTACGAGAAGTCTCAAATATTGGTCTCCTGTGGCGCCAAACATTCCCTCTACAACCTGGCCGAAGCCCTTCTGGAAGCAGGCGATGAACTCATCATTCCTGTTCCCTATTGGGTTTCCTATGCCGACCAAACTCTGCTGAACGATGCCACGCCGGTGTTCTTGCAGACCCGTGAGGAGGATGGCTACGCCATTGACGCGCAGGCATTGGAACGGCTGATCACACCAAGGACCAAAGCGATTATCGTCAACAGTCCATGCAATCCAACCGGCGCAACCTATAATCGAGCGACGCTTGAACGGCTTGCCGAGTTGGCCGTACGCCGTGATCTTCTGCTGATTTCCGACGAGATCTACGAGAAGGTTCTCTACGACGGAGCGACCCATACGAGCATCGCAGCCCTTGGACCGGAAGTCGCCGCCCGCACCGTTGTGATCAACGGTGTGTCAAAGGCCTATGCCATGACCGGCTGGCGGATTGGCTATGCAGCAGGCCCCAAAGAGCTTCTCAACGCCATGGCGAACATTCAAAGCCAAAGCACGTCCAACCCCTGTTCCATTTCACAGAAAGCCGCCGTCGCGGCCTTACGCGATGGCGAGGCATTCACGAAAAAAATGGTGACGGAGTTCGATCGGAGACGGCGTATGATCGTCGAGCGCCTCAATGCCATGCCGGGTGTTCGTTGCAGCATGCCCAGCGGAGCATTTTATGCGTTTCCCAATGTCAGTGGACTGCTCGGAAAGCGGAGTCCAAGTGGAGTACTCTCCACTCCGACCGATCTGGCTAACTATTTGTTGCAGGAGTTTAAGGTCGCCGTGGTTCCCGGAGAGCCGTTCGGAAGTCCCCAGCATATTCGACTGTCGTATGCGACCAGCATGGAGACGATTCTTAAGGGCATGGATCGTCTCGACGCGGCATTCAAACAGCTCACCTAG
- the purD gene encoding phosphoribosylamine--glycine ligase, with protein MKILVIGSGGREHAMVWKLAQSPRKPQLYCAPGNAGIESLATCVPIKVDDIAGLKTFVQSEQIDLTVVGPEAPLALGIVDEFRKSKLKIFGPTKGAARIEASKVFSKEIMASAKILTAKAQSFDQVAPALAYLDQHELPVVVKADGLAQGKGVVVATTREEAKQAVRDSLEHAVFGQAGQRVLIEQFLDGEELTIMAFTDGRTVVPMLPAQDHKRVGDGDTGPNTGGMGAYCPAPLGTMALREQVTKQVLYPAIEAMSRMGCPFQGVLYAGIMVVNGIPYVLEFNARMGDPETQVVLPLLKTDLLEVIESVVEHRLDQLTVHWHDETAVCVVMTSEGYPAAYQTGRPIHGLPATLEATAMVFHAGTVRKNADVVTAGGRVLGITGCGKTLADAQAEAYRVTRSIAFEGAHYRTDIAHRAFARRASR; from the coding sequence GTGAAGATTCTGGTCATCGGGAGCGGAGGTCGCGAGCATGCCATGGTATGGAAGCTCGCCCAAAGCCCCCGCAAGCCTCAGCTCTATTGCGCGCCAGGCAATGCAGGGATCGAATCCCTCGCGACCTGTGTGCCGATCAAAGTCGACGATATTGCCGGGCTGAAAACATTCGTACAATCGGAACAGATCGATCTGACGGTCGTGGGGCCGGAAGCTCCGCTTGCGTTAGGCATTGTCGATGAATTCCGTAAATCCAAGTTGAAGATATTCGGACCGACGAAGGGTGCCGCCAGGATCGAGGCCAGTAAAGTTTTTTCCAAAGAAATCATGGCCAGCGCGAAGATCCTCACGGCCAAGGCGCAAAGTTTCGACCAGGTCGCTCCGGCCTTAGCCTATCTCGATCAACATGAACTTCCAGTCGTCGTGAAGGCCGATGGCCTGGCGCAGGGGAAGGGCGTAGTGGTGGCGACCACCCGTGAGGAGGCCAAGCAGGCAGTCCGCGACTCATTGGAGCATGCGGTATTCGGTCAGGCCGGTCAGCGCGTGTTGATCGAGCAGTTTCTTGACGGTGAAGAACTGACGATCATGGCGTTCACCGATGGCCGGACAGTGGTTCCGATGCTGCCGGCGCAAGACCATAAACGAGTCGGGGATGGCGATACGGGGCCGAATACTGGAGGCATGGGCGCCTATTGTCCTGCGCCGCTCGGCACCATGGCGCTGCGCGAGCAGGTCACCAAGCAGGTGCTCTATCCCGCGATCGAAGCCATGTCTCGGATGGGCTGTCCATTTCAAGGTGTGTTGTATGCCGGGATCATGGTGGTAAACGGGATTCCATACGTCTTGGAGTTTAATGCCAGGATGGGGGACCCAGAAACGCAGGTCGTGCTTCCGTTGCTCAAGACTGATTTGCTAGAGGTGATTGAGTCCGTGGTGGAACATCGGCTCGATCAGCTCACAGTGCATTGGCATGACGAGACGGCCGTCTGTGTCGTCATGACATCTGAAGGCTATCCCGCTGCCTACCAGACCGGTCGACCAATTCATGGATTGCCTGCCACATTAGAAGCGACAGCGATGGTGTTTCATGCCGGGACGGTACGAAAGAATGCTGATGTCGTCACGGCTGGGGGACGGGTGCTGGGCATTACTGGGTGCGGAAAGACTCTAGCCGACGCGCAAGCGGAGGCCTATCGGGTGACCAGGTCTATTGCATTTGAGGGCGCGCACTATCGGACGGATATTGCGCATCGTGCGTTCGCCCGCCGTGCGTCACGCTGA
- the rsmD gene encoding 16S rRNA (guanine(966)-N(2))-methyltransferase RsmD: MRIIAGTHRGRRLSGPAGTALRPTSDKVRGALFSILGAQVLGCRFLDLYAGTGAVGIEALSRGAAAVTFVESDPKAVQLLRKNLQACQLLDRAHVCVERTATFLERKDWWQGPYDVLFADPPYAAHDEFEVLTHVWKPGLLSEESTMMIEHESRTPLSASIDHAELVRRYVYGDTALYLYGVSPSASTESSA; the protein is encoded by the coding sequence ATGCGTATCATTGCCGGAACCCACCGAGGTCGACGCTTGAGTGGGCCAGCGGGGACAGCACTCCGTCCCACGTCAGATAAGGTTCGCGGGGCTCTCTTTTCTATTTTAGGGGCCCAGGTGCTAGGGTGCCGTTTTCTCGATTTGTATGCTGGTACGGGAGCCGTCGGTATTGAAGCGCTCAGCCGAGGAGCTGCAGCCGTCACGTTTGTGGAGTCAGATCCTAAGGCTGTGCAACTGCTACGAAAAAACCTTCAAGCCTGTCAGCTCCTTGACCGAGCCCACGTATGTGTGGAGCGGACTGCGACCTTTCTCGAGCGGAAAGATTGGTGGCAGGGTCCCTATGACGTCCTCTTTGCTGATCCACCCTATGCGGCTCATGATGAGTTCGAAGTCCTGACGCATGTCTGGAAACCAGGGCTGTTGTCGGAAGAATCCACGATGATGATAGAACACGAGTCGCGTACGCCATTGTCTGCATCGATCGACCATGCGGAGCTTGTGCGGCGGTATGTGTATGGCGACACCGCACTGTATTTGTATGGGGTATCTCCTTCAGCATCAACTGAGTCATCCGCATGA
- the purH gene encoding bifunctional phosphoribosylaminoimidazolecarboxamide formyltransferase/IMP cyclohydrolase: protein MAGIKRALISVSDKTGVVEMAKGLAALGAEILSTGGTAKALREAGLIITDVAAYTGSPEILDGRVKTLHPKIHGGLLGRRSVPAHVEQMEKHGIGPIDVVVVNLYPFEATIAKPNCPFEEAIENIDIGGPSMLRSAAKNHEDVLVVVDPADYQRVLEAAKAGAVSHELRRELAMKVFQHTARYDSLIAGYLEKQVQGSEVKFPQILSLQFERAEMLRYGENPHQQGAFYRELHSVEPSVSRGTILHGKAMSYNNFLDANSALELAKEYDEIAVAIIKHNNPCGVALGATPVEAYVKARETDPISAFGGVIAFNRPVDLAAAKEITSTFVEVVIAPGFAPDALAELKRKKDLRLLDVGPLTKVKQEGFDLKKLVGGLIVQDRDLGTLTDLKALSVPTQRKPTDEEYAACAFAWKVCKHVKSNAIIYAKPGQTVGIGAGQMSRVDSVKLAVMKAQMPIKGCVMASDAFFPFRDGLDAAAQAGITAVIQPGGSIRDAEIVKAADEQGLAMIMTAMRHFRH from the coding sequence ATGGCCGGCATCAAGCGGGCACTCATCAGCGTATCAGACAAGACCGGTGTGGTGGAGATGGCCAAAGGTCTCGCCGCGTTAGGCGCCGAGATCCTTTCAACCGGAGGAACGGCCAAGGCGTTGCGAGAGGCCGGATTGATCATAACGGATGTAGCGGCCTATACCGGCTCACCGGAGATTCTCGACGGCCGCGTTAAAACATTGCACCCCAAGATTCATGGCGGGTTACTCGGCCGGCGTTCGGTGCCGGCCCATGTCGAGCAGATGGAGAAGCATGGAATCGGCCCCATCGACGTCGTCGTGGTCAACCTCTATCCGTTCGAGGCGACGATTGCGAAGCCGAACTGCCCCTTTGAAGAGGCCATCGAGAATATCGACATCGGCGGACCGTCGATGCTGCGCTCTGCGGCTAAGAACCACGAAGACGTCTTGGTCGTCGTAGACCCGGCCGACTATCAGCGCGTGCTCGAGGCGGCGAAGGCCGGAGCGGTATCCCACGAGTTGCGGCGAGAATTGGCGATGAAGGTCTTCCAACATACGGCGCGCTACGACAGTCTGATCGCCGGATATCTGGAAAAACAGGTACAGGGCAGCGAGGTCAAATTTCCTCAAATATTGTCCTTGCAGTTCGAGCGGGCAGAGATGCTGCGTTACGGGGAGAACCCCCATCAGCAAGGCGCGTTCTATCGAGAGCTCCATTCGGTCGAACCATCGGTATCCCGGGGAACGATCCTCCATGGCAAGGCGATGTCGTATAACAATTTCCTCGACGCCAATTCGGCGCTCGAGCTGGCGAAAGAATATGATGAAATCGCCGTGGCCATTATCAAACATAACAATCCCTGCGGCGTGGCTTTGGGTGCGACGCCCGTCGAGGCCTATGTCAAAGCCCGTGAGACCGACCCTATCTCGGCATTTGGCGGCGTGATCGCATTCAATCGCCCCGTGGATTTGGCAGCCGCGAAGGAAATTACGTCCACGTTTGTGGAAGTGGTCATTGCACCAGGGTTTGCACCGGATGCTCTGGCCGAACTCAAGCGCAAGAAGGATCTGCGGTTGCTGGATGTCGGGCCGCTCACGAAGGTGAAACAAGAGGGCTTCGATCTCAAGAAGTTGGTCGGTGGCTTGATCGTACAGGATCGGGATCTCGGCACTTTAACCGATCTCAAAGCACTAAGCGTCCCGACCCAACGTAAACCGACGGATGAGGAATATGCGGCCTGCGCGTTTGCATGGAAGGTCTGCAAACATGTGAAGTCGAACGCGATCATCTATGCGAAACCTGGGCAGACGGTGGGGATCGGGGCCGGTCAGATGAGCCGGGTCGATTCGGTGAAGCTGGCCGTGATGAAAGCGCAGATGCCGATCAAGGGTTGTGTGATGGCCTCTGACGCATTCTTTCCGTTCCGGGATGGACTCGATGCCGCCGCGCAAGCGGGGATTACGGCGGTCATTCAGCCGGGCGGCTCGATTCGCGATGCCGAAATTGTCAAAGCCGCGGATGAGCAAGGCTTGGCGATGATAATGACGGCCATGCGCCACTTCCGCCATTGA